In Tepidisphaeraceae bacterium, a single window of DNA contains:
- a CDS encoding polysaccharide biosynthesis/export family protein produces MRLPRLSKSNGLVAKYSLQSAAAAALLAMGVGCEVKSFIDPSELGRMERTPLTMPILTSLDTGVEEANDEFLNAGDPTPEDLIANRVDYRLDRGDLVNISISDLQAAGVDTVRSVRVSESGNASLPYIGQIRALGMTEAELEAAVVEAYRAAALITNAQVSVTVAEARGRAFSILGAVQQPGQYAIIQSEFRVLDALVLARDTTAPTIEYLYIIRQKSVDAAETAPPTVQPAPATGPAPDALEPKVDAGTDRLALRAVYLQTTDESVSNQPATLPETETGGRYITIDGKPVLIPGGDIDAAPELPETTQPAVAAATTEPAFEFNEAPGVSDTRVIRIPIPQLRNGELKYNIVIKPQDMIIVPQPVVGEYYMGGHVNRVGVYSLTGRDITLKQAVVSAGMLDQLAIPQRTDLIRRIGKDKEIFVRVDLAKIWEGAQPDIFLKPNDVVQVGTNFLAPFLAAIRGGFRVTYGFGFLYDRNYADERQTLDN; encoded by the coding sequence TTGCGTCTGCCCCGTCTTTCGAAATCCAACGGACTGGTCGCGAAGTATTCCCTGCAATCCGCCGCCGCCGCGGCGTTGCTCGCCATGGGCGTGGGCTGCGAGGTGAAGTCGTTCATCGACCCTTCAGAGCTCGGTCGGATGGAGCGCACGCCCCTGACGATGCCGATCCTCACCTCGCTCGACACTGGCGTGGAAGAGGCCAACGACGAGTTCCTGAACGCAGGCGACCCGACACCAGAAGACTTGATCGCCAATCGGGTCGACTACCGCCTGGACCGCGGCGACCTGGTGAACATCTCGATCTCCGACCTGCAGGCCGCCGGTGTGGATACGGTGCGTTCGGTGCGGGTGAGCGAGAGCGGCAACGCGAGCCTGCCGTACATCGGGCAGATCCGGGCGCTGGGCATGACCGAGGCCGAGCTGGAAGCGGCCGTGGTCGAAGCCTACCGCGCCGCGGCGCTGATCACGAACGCCCAAGTGTCCGTCACGGTCGCCGAGGCACGCGGCCGGGCGTTCAGCATCTTGGGCGCAGTGCAGCAGCCCGGGCAGTACGCGATCATCCAGTCCGAGTTCCGCGTGCTGGACGCACTGGTGCTGGCCCGCGATACGACCGCGCCGACCATTGAGTACCTGTACATCATTCGACAGAAGTCGGTCGACGCCGCCGAGACGGCGCCACCGACCGTGCAGCCCGCGCCGGCGACCGGTCCTGCGCCCGACGCGCTGGAACCGAAGGTCGACGCCGGCACCGATCGGCTCGCGCTCCGGGCCGTCTACCTGCAGACGACCGACGAGAGCGTCTCCAACCAACCCGCGACGCTGCCCGAAACGGAAACCGGTGGCCGGTACATCACGATCGACGGTAAGCCGGTCCTCATCCCCGGCGGTGATATCGATGCCGCCCCTGAGCTTCCCGAAACAACCCAGCCTGCCGTCGCCGCTGCCACGACGGAACCGGCTTTTGAATTCAATGAGGCCCCCGGAGTGTCCGATACTCGGGTTATCCGGATCCCGATTCCGCAGCTGCGCAACGGCGAGCTGAAGTACAACATCGTCATTAAGCCGCAGGACATGATCATCGTCCCGCAGCCGGTGGTCGGCGAGTACTACATGGGTGGGCACGTGAACCGGGTTGGTGTCTACAGCCTGACCGGCCGCGACATCACCCTTAAGCAGGCGGTCGTGTCGGCCGGCATGCTCGATCAATTGGCCATTCCCCAACGGACGGATCTGATCCGCCGGATCGGGAAAGACAAGGAAATCTTCGTCCGTGTGGACTTGGCCAAGATCTGGGAAGGCGCTCAACCGGACATCTTCCTGAAGCCCAACGACGTGGTTCAGGTCGGTACGAATTTTCTGGCCCCGTTTCTTGCGGCGATCCGAGGTGGGTTCCGCGTAACTTACGGGTTTG